One part of the Vicia villosa cultivar HV-30 ecotype Madison, WI linkage group LG6, Vvil1.0, whole genome shotgun sequence genome encodes these proteins:
- the LOC131614644 gene encoding uncharacterized protein LOC131614644 produces MAPQFDNTGLTETRNIMETKIRSYAGIFRSSPRLKLDIPTDTVKERTRHTRAYKIPDIDVSGLIGLSSRLEGEVLRDFNHDYGNLLSILNTSFDPMALITLFQFYDPHLRCFTFQDYQLVPTLEEFSYILNIRITDDVPFVRVPEVVRFEKIAEALHMGIKEVERNWKSSGGVSGFYLCFLIGRAEDAAIKEQWVDFSRLLAIMIYGIFLFPSGKNFVSLASICVFMNKNPVPTLLADAYFSIHARSKKGGYVVGSCLPLLYRWFMLHLPVRGPFVLKKSSLKWSDRIVNLTSYDIRWNYCVGKVWNIITSCGQYPNVPLMGTRGCISYNPTLAYRQLGYAMERAQDDVEAFESVYFVDGNDPSELEKIAYAWTKVHKRDQNTLSKKVPIAMGPYREWVEARVANLLLPFARSCPLYEQPPVVLSDTVAAELYIQTEADNIKLKSKDREVGLERYFQDREMAELARKLKHAQGEGSSMARAQRRSHDLMEESLYRKQQECVKL; encoded by the coding sequence GGATATTCAGGAGTTCACCCAGGTTGAAGCTGGACATTCCCACTGATACTGTCAAAGAACGCACGAGGCATACCAGAGCTTACAAGATTCCGGATATTGATGTTTCGGGGTTGATTGGTTTGAGTTCTCGGTTGGAAGGGGAGGTTCTCCGTGACTTCAATCATGATTATGGCAATTTGCTCTCCATCCTCAATACATCTTTCGATCCAATGGCTTTGATCACCCtatttcagttctatgatccgcaCTTGAGATGTTTTACATTTCAAGACTATCAACTGGTGCCAACACTCGAGGAGTTCTCTTACATACTCAACATCCGGATCACTGATGATGTACCTTTTGTTCGGGTTCCCGAGGTGGTGAGATttgaaaaaatagcggaagctcTTCACATGGGTATAAAAGAGGTGGAAAGAAATTGGAAGTCATCGGGCGGTGTCTCCGGTTTCTATCTTTGCTTTTTGATCGGTAGGGCTGAGGATGCGGCTATAAAGGAGCAGTGGGTTGATTTTAGTCGTTTGCTTGCTATCATGATCTATGGTATTTTCTTATTCCCATCAGGAAAGAACTTTGTGAGTTTGGCGTCGATTTGTGTCTTTATGAACAAAAACCCCGTTCCAACGTTACTTGCGGATGCTTATTTTTCGATTCATGCGAGAAGTAAGAAAGGAGGATATGTTGTTGGTTCTTGTCTTCCATTGTTGTATCGGTGGTTCATGTTGCATTTGCCGGTGAGAGGACCTTttgtgctcaagaagagttctcttAAGTGGTCAGATAGGATTGTTAACCTCACATCTTATGATATCAGGTGGAACTATTGTGTGGGGAAGGTTTGGAACATCATCACTAGTTGCGGTCAATATCCCAACGTTCCTCTCATGGGAACTAGAGGTTGCATTAGTTACAATCCCACACTCGCCTATCGTCAATTGGGATATGCAATGGAAAGGGCTCAGGATGATGTAGAAGCGTTTGAATCGGTGTACTTTGTTGATGGTAATGATCCTTCGGAGTTAGAAAAGATAGCATATGCTTGGACTAAAGTTCACAAGAGAGATCAGAATACTTTGAGCAAGAAAGTTCCTATTGCTATGGGTCCTTACCGAGAGTGGGTTGAAGCAAGAGTGGCAAATCTATTGTTGCCATTTGCGAGGTCATGTCCATTGTATGAGCAACCTCCCGTGGTTTTATCTGATACCGTTGCGGCTGAACTCTATATTCAAACCGAAGCAGACAACATCAAGTTGAAATCAAAGGACCGAGAGGTTGGCTTGGAGAGGTATTTTCAAGATCGCGAAATGGCGGAATTGGCTCGTAAGCTCAAACATGCGCAAGGTGAAGGTTCAAGCATGGCACGTGCCCAAAGGCGATCTCATGACTTGATGGAAGAAAGCTTGTACCGAAAACAGCAGGaatgtgtgaagttgtga